A stretch of Chanodichthys erythropterus isolate Z2021 chromosome 20, ASM2448905v1, whole genome shotgun sequence DNA encodes these proteins:
- the myt1a gene encoding myelin transcription factor 1 yields MKLCKTFLENEFRGQLLSQRWTRGDRVSSCENKRSRRVKMSQDADEKRTRTRSKGIRVPLELVGQDYSCPTPGCDGLGHVSGKYARHRSALGCPLAKKRKLQEAEENQPAPKKKPNPLKLAMDDGFNADSDTNSETEAKDDGVESEEETIDKEMEVKEKTPTLEAMTEESSQMDLEEKKTPVRETLSPVLENEIEKEEANIEAMSIQQITMDTETEEELQVAEEIQAREEEIEEEAEEITEEERVTQQLKETDEPVTTVEEEEEDDDEDEEEGEEETQCLSQKNNSDHQYFSGDFGKIQTKETGETEKDSEDDDEEGDDEEEEQSQVEPSSLIAPAPAASAQELDVMTHSNINLDHPLGEDEEEEEEEEDDERDDASEKDSPTVVIELGSEGEEEEEEEDDGEEEEADEVDDDELDSMSQRSEVTDDSETYDMTRGNLGLLEQAIALKAEQNGRSSEESCSPEQQHYHSPDERMSKAMDIAARRAYYGKEGSRSEKKEVKCPTPGCDGTGHVTGLYPHHRSLSGCPHKDRIPPEILAMHENVLKCPTPGCTGQGHVNSNRNTHRSLSGCPIAAAGKHKSHEKQSQPQTSVSDPATGGSNSDRVLRPMCFVKQLEIPQYGSYRPNAMPATPRANLAKELEKYSKVSFDYASFDVQVFGKRMLAPKMPTSETSPKAFKSKPFPKAPSPSHSLSGGYTKSSSSSTSSGYDYTHDAEAAHMAATAILNLSTRCWERPENLSTRQPDQTSKDMDIEVDENGTLDLSMKKPKREGVRSPDPSSSSSSSSQHHGVTSPHSSHTYKQEEWEGPLDYTKSNRQKEEEPEEVEYTTHSYASSDGEDDDATQESMEDRKYPGEVTTSSFKVKFQPKDCKKEVLLCPTPGCDGSGHITGNYASHRSLSGCPLADKSLRTLMAAHTAELKCPTPGCDGSGHITGNYASHRSLSGCPRAKKGGIKTTPTKDDKEDSELLKCPVPGCDSLGHISGKYATHRSAYGCPLAARRQKEGMLNGTPFSWKAFKTEGPTCPTPGCDGSGHANGSFLTHRSLSGCPRASANKKRARFPGDDYISKKFRASDVLDNDEDIKQLNKEINELNESNSEMEADMANLHTQISSMEKNLKSMEEENKLIEEKNEALFVELSGLSQALIRSLANIRLPQMQEPITEQNFDTYVDTLTHMFTDKECYQNPENRALLESINQAVKGIEV; encoded by the exons ATGAAGTTGTGTAAAACTTTTCTGG AGAATGAGTTCAGGGGGCAGCTGCTGAGCCAGAGGTGGACACGAGGGGACAGAGTTAGCAGCTGTGAGAACAAGAGGAGTAGGAGAGTcaaa ATGAGCCAAGACGCAGATGAGAAGCGGACAAGGACACGCTCAAAAGGAATCAGAG TTCCTCTTGAGCTTGTTGGACAAGATTACAG CTGCCCTACGCCAGGATGCGACGGCCTAGGCCATGTGAGCGGAAAGTATGCACGACACAGAAG TGCATTGGGCTGCCCATTAGCAAAGAAACGAAAACTTCAGGAGGCTGAGGAGAATCAGCCAGCCCCCAAAAAGAAACCCAACCCCCTAAAGCTGGCCATGGATGATGGGTTCAATGCAGACAGTGACACAAACAGTGAAACAGAAGCAAAAGATGACGGAGTGGAGTCTGAAGAAGAAACTATCGATAAAGAGATGGAGGTGAAAGAAAAGACACCTACATTAGAAGCAATGACAG AAGAAAGTTCACAAATGGATTTAGAAGAGAAAAAGACGCCTGTCCGAGAAACATTAAGTCCAGTGCTGGAGAACGAAATTGAGAAAGAGGAAGCCAATATTGAGGCCATGTCCATCCAACAAATCACCATGGATACTGAAACAGAAGAGGAGCTACAGGTCGCCGAAGAGATTCAAGCTCGAGAAGAAGAGATAGAGGAGGAAGCAGAAGAGATTACGGAAGAGGAGCGAGTGACCCAGCAACTGAAAGAGACCGACGAGCCTGTGACAACAGTtgaggaagaagaggaggacGATGATGAGGATGAGGAAGAGGGAGAAGAGGAAACACAATGTCTGAGCCAGAAGAACAACTCGGACCACCAGTACTTCAGTGGAGACTTTGGCAAAATCCAGACCAAAGAGACTGGGGAGACAGAGAAGGAcagtgaagatgatgatgaggaaggagatgatgaggaggaggaaCAATCCCAGGTAGAGCCTTCCTCCCTAATCGCCCCTGCCCCCGCTGCTTCAGCTCAGGAATTAGATGTGATGACACACAGCAACATAAATCTAGACCATCCTCTTGGTgaagatgaggaggaggaggaggaggaggaggatgacgAGAGAGATGACGCTTCAGAGAAAGACTCACCCACTGTAGTCATCGAGCTgggttcagagggagaggaagaggaggaagaggaagatgaCGGAGAAGAAGAGGAGGCAGATGAAGTAGACGATGACGAGTTAGACAGCATGTCacagaggtcagaggtcacagaTGACTCAGAGACGTACGACATGACACGAGGGAACCTGGGACTTTTGGAACAGGCCATTGCACTGAAAGCTGAACAAAACGGCCGCAGTTCTGAAGAGAGCTGCTCTCCTGAGCAGCAGCACTACCACAGCCCAGACGAGAGGATGAGTAAGGCCATGGACATCGCCGCTCGTAGAGCATACTATGGCAAAG AAGGTTCTAGATCAGAGAAGAAGGAAGTAAAGTGCCCTACTCCAGGATGTGATGGGACAGGTCATGTGACTGGATTATACCCACACCACCGCAGCCTTTCTGGGTGCCCACACAAGGACAGAATCCCTCCAGAGA TCTTGGCAATGCATGAGAACGTACTGAAGTGTCCAACACCTGGATGCACTGGACAGGGACATGTGAACAGCAACCGCAACACACATCGCAG TCTGTCTGGCTGCCCTATTGCTGCTGCAGGGAAACACAAAAGCCATGAAAAGCAGTCACAGCCGCAGACCTCTGTCAGTGATCCAGCCACCGGAGGCTCAAACTCTGACAGAGTTCTCAG GCCGATGTGTTTTGTGAAACAGCTGGAGATCCCACAGTACGGTAGCTACAGGCCCAATGCCATGCCGGCCACTCCTCGGGCCAACCTGGCCAAGGAGCTGGAGAAGTATTCCAAGGTGTCCTTTGACTATGCAAGCTTTGATGTACAGGTATTTGGCAAGCGCATGCTTGCCCCCAAGATGCCCACCAGCGAAACCTCACCTAAAGCCTTCAAAT CCAAACCATTCCCTAAAGCCCCATCCCCAAGCCACAGCCTGTCTGGAGGCTACACCAAAAGCAGCTCCTCTTCCACCTCCAGTGGGTACGATTATACCCATGATGCTGAAGCCGCACACATGGCTGCCACTGCCATTCTCAACCTGTCCACCCGCTGCTGGGAGAGACCTGAAAACCTTAGCACTCGACAGCCAGATCAGACCAGCAAA GACATGGACATTGAGGTGGATGAAAATGGCACTCTGGACCTCAGCATGAAGAAACCCAAGAGGGAAGGAGTCAGGTCACCAGACCCATCTTCATCCTCGTCATCATCTTCTCAACATCATGGCGTCACCTCACCCCACTCCAGCCACACCTATAAACAAGAGGAGTGGGAGGGGCCTCTGGATTACACCAAGTCAAACAGACAGAAAGAGGAGGAGCCAGAGGAG GTGGAGTACACCACACATTCATATGCCTCCTCTGATGGAGAAGATGATGATGCCACTCAGGAGAGCATGGAGGACAGGAAGTACCCTGGTGAGGTCACAACCTCCAGCTTCAAGGTCAAATTCCAGCCCAAGGACTGCAAGAAAGAGGTCTTGCT ATGTCCCACCCCAGGTTGTGATGGTAGTGGACATATAACTGGGAACTATGCCTCTCACCGCAG TCTCTCTGGTTGTCCCCTTGCTGATAAAAGTCTTCGGACCCTCATGGCTGCCCACACTGCTGAACTCAA ATGCCCTACTCCAGGTTGTGATGGATCAGGACACATCACTGGAAACTATGCTTCCCATAGAAG TCTGTCTGGATGTCCACGTGCCAAGAAGGGAGGAATCAAAACCACCCCAACAAAGGATGACAAGGAAGATTCAGAGCTCCTAAA GTGCCCGGTGCCAGGTTGTGACAGTCTGGGGCATATCAGTGGGAAATACGCCACCCACCGCAGTGCCTATGGGTGCCCACTGGCAGCACGCCGGCAGAAGGAGGGCATGTTAAATGGCACACCATTCTCCTGGAAGGCCTTCAAGACTGAGGGCCCGACCTGCCCCACGCCAGGATGTGATGGATCAGGACATGCCAACGGCAGCTTTCTCACTCATCGCAG TTTATCAGGTTGCCCTAGAGCTTCAGCTAACAAGAAGAGAGCCAGGTTTCCAGGAGATGACTACATCAGCAAGAAATTCAGGGCAAGTGATG TTCTTGACAATGATGAAGACATAAAACAGCTGAACAAAGAGATCAATGAGCTGAATGAGTCAAACTCTGAAATGGAAGCAGACATGGCCAACCTCCATACACAG ATCTCATCCATGGAGAAGAACCTCAAGAGCATGGAGGAAGAGAATAAGCTCATAGAGGAGAAGAATGAGGCTCTGTTCGTGGAACTGTCAGGCCTGAGCCAGGCTCTTATCCGCAGCCTTGCCAACATCCGTCTACCACAGATG CAAGAGCCCATCACTGAGCAGAATTTTGACACATACGTGGATACGCTGACCCACATGTTCACCGATAAGGAGTGCTATCAGAACCCAGAGAACCGAGCCCTACTCGAGTCGATCAACCAGGCCGTCAAAGGCATCGAGGTGTGA
- the pcmtd2a gene encoding protein-L-isoaspartate O-methyltransferase domain-containing protein 2a isoform X2 → MGGAVSAGEDNDELIDNLKEAQYIRSDLVEHAFRAIDRADYYLEEFRDSAYKDLAWRHGNIHLSAPCIYSEVMEALDLQPGLSFLNLGSGTGYLSTMVGLILGPFGVNHGVELHEDVIEYAYQKLDFFIKMNDSFDRFEFCEPSFVVGNCLEIAPESRQYDRVYCGAGVQREHEDYMKKLLKVGGILVLPLEEKLTKITRTGYNTWETRKIIAVSFAPLVLPKHRENGKPRAVSLRTESSGFGPHQHPPHSKEIWVWILATTPETWTKAKKSP, encoded by the exons ATGGGAGGTGCAGTCAGTGCCGGGGAGGACAATGATGAGTTGATTGACAACCTAAAAGAAGCCCAATATATCCGCTCAGATCTGGTTGAACATGCCTTCAGAGCCATTGATCGTGCTGACTACTATCTGGAAGAATTCCGTGACAGTGCCTACAAGGATCTGGCCTGGAGACACGGCAACATCCATCTTTCTGCACCCTGTATCTACTCTGAGGTGATGGAGGCTTTAGACCTGCAGCCTGGCCTTTCTTTTCTTAACCTAGGCAGTGGCACAGGCTACCTCAGCACCATGGTGGGGCTTATACTGG GGCCATTTGGTGTGAATCATGGTGTTGAATTGCATGAAGATGTAATAGAATATGCTTATCAGAAGCTGGACTTTTTCATCAAGATGAATGATAGTTTTGACAG GTTTGAGTTCTGTGAGCCGTCCTTTGTAGTGGGCAACTGTCTGGAGATTGCCCCAGAAAGTAGGCAGTATGACAGGGTTTACTGTGGCGCAGGGGTCCAGAGGGAACATGAAGATTACATGAAGAAGTTGTTGAAGGTTGGGGGAATCTTAGTACTGCCACTGGAAGAAAAG CTCACTAAAATTACTCGGACAGGATATAACACATGGGAAACAAGAAAGATAATTGCTGTGTCCTTCGCACCACTTGTGCTTCCTAAACACAGGGAAAATGGCAAACCGAGAGCAGTGTCCCTAC GTACGGAGTCTTCAGGATTTGGCCCGCATCAGCATCCGCCACATTCTAAAGAAATCTGGGTCTGGATCCTTGCCACTACCCCGGAGACCTGGACTAAAGCGAAGAAATCACCTTAA
- the pcmtd2a gene encoding protein-L-isoaspartate O-methyltransferase domain-containing protein 2a isoform X3, producing MGGAVSAGEDNDELIDNLKEAQYIRSDLVEHAFRAIDRADYYLEEFRDSAYKDLAWRHGNIHLSAPCIYSEVMEALDLQPGLSFLNLGSGTGYLSTMVGLILGPFGVNHGVELHEDVIEYAYQKLDFFIKMNDSFDRFEFCEPSFVVGNCLEIAPESRQYDRVYCGAGVQREHEDYMKKLLKVGGILVLPLEEKLTKITRTGYNTWETRKIIAVSFAPLVLPKHRENGKPRAVSLLKNKIK from the exons ATGGGAGGTGCAGTCAGTGCCGGGGAGGACAATGATGAGTTGATTGACAACCTAAAAGAAGCCCAATATATCCGCTCAGATCTGGTTGAACATGCCTTCAGAGCCATTGATCGTGCTGACTACTATCTGGAAGAATTCCGTGACAGTGCCTACAAGGATCTGGCCTGGAGACACGGCAACATCCATCTTTCTGCACCCTGTATCTACTCTGAGGTGATGGAGGCTTTAGACCTGCAGCCTGGCCTTTCTTTTCTTAACCTAGGCAGTGGCACAGGCTACCTCAGCACCATGGTGGGGCTTATACTGG GGCCATTTGGTGTGAATCATGGTGTTGAATTGCATGAAGATGTAATAGAATATGCTTATCAGAAGCTGGACTTTTTCATCAAGATGAATGATAGTTTTGACAG GTTTGAGTTCTGTGAGCCGTCCTTTGTAGTGGGCAACTGTCTGGAGATTGCCCCAGAAAGTAGGCAGTATGACAGGGTTTACTGTGGCGCAGGGGTCCAGAGGGAACATGAAGATTACATGAAGAAGTTGTTGAAGGTTGGGGGAATCTTAGTACTGCCACTGGAAGAAAAG CTCACTAAAATTACTCGGACAGGATATAACACATGGGAAACAAGAAAGATAATTGCTGTGTCCTTCGCACCACTTGTGCTTCCTAAACACAGGGAAAATGGCAAACCGAGAGCAGTGTCCCTAC taaaaaataaaataaaataa
- the pcmtd2a gene encoding protein-L-isoaspartate O-methyltransferase domain-containing protein 2a isoform X1, giving the protein MGGAVSAGEDNDELIDNLKEAQYIRSDLVEHAFRAIDRADYYLEEFRDSAYKDLAWRHGNIHLSAPCIYSEVMEALDLQPGLSFLNLGSGTGYLSTMVGLILGPFGVNHGVELHEDVIEYAYQKLDFFIKMNDSFDRFEFCEPSFVVGNCLEIAPESRQYDRVYCGAGVQREHEDYMKKLLKVGGILVLPLEEKLTKITRTGYNTWETRKIIAVSFAPLVLPKHRENGKPRAVSLPAMFEVRSLQDLARISIRHILKKSGSGSLPLPRRPGLKRRNHLKQKREHRDTPLLTNSYLFMSRLIPGPMDNNNNQSSTDNEDEDEDCRRVCEQLEEKEENGRRKEGSVLVIETPINLLRERILCLPLPEPLKMYLLYYREK; this is encoded by the exons ATGGGAGGTGCAGTCAGTGCCGGGGAGGACAATGATGAGTTGATTGACAACCTAAAAGAAGCCCAATATATCCGCTCAGATCTGGTTGAACATGCCTTCAGAGCCATTGATCGTGCTGACTACTATCTGGAAGAATTCCGTGACAGTGCCTACAAGGATCTGGCCTGGAGACACGGCAACATCCATCTTTCTGCACCCTGTATCTACTCTGAGGTGATGGAGGCTTTAGACCTGCAGCCTGGCCTTTCTTTTCTTAACCTAGGCAGTGGCACAGGCTACCTCAGCACCATGGTGGGGCTTATACTGG GGCCATTTGGTGTGAATCATGGTGTTGAATTGCATGAAGATGTAATAGAATATGCTTATCAGAAGCTGGACTTTTTCATCAAGATGAATGATAGTTTTGACAG GTTTGAGTTCTGTGAGCCGTCCTTTGTAGTGGGCAACTGTCTGGAGATTGCCCCAGAAAGTAGGCAGTATGACAGGGTTTACTGTGGCGCAGGGGTCCAGAGGGAACATGAAGATTACATGAAGAAGTTGTTGAAGGTTGGGGGAATCTTAGTACTGCCACTGGAAGAAAAG CTCACTAAAATTACTCGGACAGGATATAACACATGGGAAACAAGAAAGATAATTGCTGTGTCCTTCGCACCACTTGTGCTTCCTAAACACAGGGAAAATGGCAAACCGAGAGCAGTGTCCCTAC CTGCCATGTTCGAGGTACGGAGTCTTCAGGATTTGGCCCGCATCAGCATCCGCCACATTCTAAAGAAATCTGGGTCTGGATCCTTGCCACTACCCCGGAGACCTGGACTAAAGCGAAGAAATCACCTTAAACAGAAACGTGAGCACCGTGACACCCCTCTTCTGACCAATAGTTATTTGTTCATGAGTCGCTTGATTCCCGGACCcatggacaacaacaacaaccagtCATCCACAGACAATGAGGATGAAGATGAAGACTGCAGAAGGGTTTGTGAGCAACTAGAGGAGAAAGAAGAGAATGGGAGGAGGAAGGAGGGCAGTGTTTTGGTGATAGAGACTCCAATAAACCTCTTAAGGGAGAGGATCCTCTGCCTGCCTTTGCCAGAGCCTCTCAAGATGTATCTTCTTTACTACAGAGAGAAGTAG